ATGTCAGTCTGGGTTGGACTAGCATTATGTCAGTCTGGGTTGGACTAGCATTATGTCAGTCTGGGTTGGACTAGCATTATGTCAGTCTGGGTTGGACTAGCATTATGTCAGTCTGGGTTGGACTAGCATTATGTCAGTCTGGGTTGGACTAGCATTATGTCAGTCTGGGTTGGACTAGCATTATGTCAGTCTGGGTTGGACTAGCATTATGTCAGTCTGGGTTGGACTTGCATAGTTTTACAGGGGCTGACTTCATATCTAAGGCCTCACTTCAGTCCCACTTTAAACCAACTACAACGTGTAAAGGCTTCATAGAGCACTACATAAATGCTTCTCAAATCATCTATATGTGTATGTTATCCTCTATAAATGGTGTGTAAACATAGTGCTTCATGTCACATCTGGCACTTCAACCTATAATGGTACATATGTCACCCTTTATGCACCATTTATAGAGGTTGACAAGCGCTGATAGATGATTTGTGAAATAATAGTTTTTTATGTAGCGCTTATGAAGCCTCTCACTCCAGCCCTGCCTGTAAAAACACCTGATTCAAGTCTTGATTAGACATGATGATTGGTTGATTCAGTCCTGATGAGCCTGGCTTGCTCCAGAGGACGATGCTGATGTGACAGTGCTTATGGTAGACacacctaacctctgacccctctcACAGAAAGCCCAGGCAGAAGACAATGAGCGTAAATGGAAAAGAACCTCCCCCCTACAACATACCAGGTACGTCAACATTCTGCTGTTCGCTGTAACATGAGGACTGTAAAGTTGTATTGTACAATTACATACTAGGTTGTCACTATACTGTACCTGTGTATCATATAGGTTACGTCCCAGGTTGTAACTCTACTGTAGCTGTGTATCATATAGGTTACGTCCCAGGTTGTAACTATACTGTACCTGTGTATCATATAGGTTACGTCCCAGGTTGTAACTCTACTGTACCTGTGTATTATATAGGTTACGTCCCAGGTTATAACTATACTGTAGCTGTGTATCATATAGGTTACGTCCCAGGTTGTAACTATACTGTACCTGTGTATTATATAGGTTACGTCCCAGGTTGTAACTATACTGTACCTGTGTATCATATAGGTAACGTCCCAGGTTGTAACTACACTGTAGCTGTGTATTATATAGGTTACGTCCCAGGTTATAACTATACTGTACCTGTGTATCATATAGGTTACGTCCCAGGTTGTAACTATACTGTACCTGTGTATCATATAGGTTACGTCCCAGGTTGTAACTACACTGTAGCTGTGTATCATATAGGTTACGTCCCAGGTTGTAACTCTACTGTACCTGTGTATTATATAGGTTACGTCCCAGGTTATAACTATACTGTAGCTGTGTATCATATAGGTTACGTCCCAGGTTGTAACTATACTGTACCTGTGTATTATATAGGTTACGTCCCAGGTTGTAACTATACTGTAGCTGTGTATCATATAGGTTACGTCCCAGGTTGTAACTATACTGTACCTGTGTATCATACAGATTACGTCCCAGGTTGTAACTATACTGTACCTGTGTATCATATAGGTTACGTCCCAGGTTGTAACTATACTGTAGCTGTGTATCATATAGGTTACGTCCCAGGTTGTAACTATACTGTACCTGTGTATCATATAGGTTACGTCCCAGGTTGTAACTATACTGTACCTGTGTATCATATAGGTTACGTCCCAGGTTGTAACTCTACTGTAGCTGTGTATCATATAGGTTACGTCCCAGGTTGTAACTATACTGTAGCTGTGTATCATATAGGCTACGTCCCAGGTTGTAACTATACTGTAGCTGTGTATCATATAGGCTACGTCCCAGGTTGTAACTATACTGTAGCTGTGTATCATATAGGTTACGTCCCAGGTTGTCACTATACTGTACCTGTGTGTCATATAGGTTACGTCCCAGGTTATAACTATACTGTACCTGTGTGTCATATAGGTTTACGTCCCAGGTTGTAACTATACTCTACCTGTGTATCATATAGGTTACGTCCCAGGTTGTAACTACACTGTAGCTGTGTATTATATAGGTTACGTCCCAGGTTGTAACTATACTGTACCTGTGTATCATATAGGTTACGTCCCAGGTTGTAACTATACTGTACCTGTGTATCATATAGATTACGTCCCAGGTTGTAACTATACTGTACCTGTGTGTCATATAGGTTACGTCCCAGGTTGTAACTATACTGTACCTGTGTATCATATAGGTTACGTCCCAGGTTGTAACTATACTGTAGCTGTGTATCATATAGGTTACGTCCCAGGTTGTAACTATACTGTAGCTGTGTATCATATAGGTTACGTCCCAGGTTGTAACTATACTGTACCTGTGTATCATATAGGTTACGTCCCAGGTTGTAACTACACTGTACCTGTGTATCATATAGGCTACGTCCCAGGTTGTAACTATACTGTAGCTGTGTATTATAAATGTTACGTCCCAGGTTGTAACTATACTGTAGCTGTGTATCATATAGGTTACGTCCCAGGTTGTAACTATACTGTAGCTGTGTATTATATAGGTTACGTCCCAGGTTGTAACTATACTGTACCTGTGTATCATAAGTTCCAGGTGTCACTTGCTATAGATTGTCCTCAGTCTATTTTACATATTGGAGCCATCTAAtcaaactctctctttctcttttcctaaCTCTCTATCAACCCCCCTgcaactctctccttctcttccccctccctctctctccttctccctctccctccctccgtccctccgtctcgctctctttctcatctctcccccgcaactctctccttctcttccccctccctctctctccttctccctctccctccgtccgtccctccgtctctctctccttctcatctctcccctccctctgtctccctctctcttccagtTGAAGGACAAGGTGATACTGGGGTGAAGGTATATCATGTCCATACCCCCTTCAACCCTCCTTCCTCCACCATCCCCTCCAATAACTACTCTGTGTCTCAGTCTCAGGGCAAACCAGGTAAGCACTTCCTGTCTTAAGCCTAATTTATACTGTACGCAAGCACACAACACCAGAACTGTAGCGACATCAGCTAGCtcatctagctagctaaaatgtACATCTCATTGGTTGAAGAATTGTTCTGACTTCAAAAGAAACCTGAACACAATCATGGCGTATTTATAACCGGGGAAAACCCCCCAGGTTCCAAGGGGGACATTTTGAAGGCAGCATaagtctctctcttgtctctaccCATTATACCATCTTTCTCTCCCTTGTTCCCATCTATACCAGCAGTGTTGGAGCCAGACAAAATATaacttgtcctctctctctctcttcccctagtgTACACCAGTGGAGGAGGTGGTATTGGAGGAGGTGGTGAAGCTCCTCCTCAGAGGTTTGTGAGTTATGACGAAGAACTGGGCCGTTCAGAGGGCATGACCACCTGTACTTCCTGTCAACAACAGGTGATGACGAACGTCACCTATAAAGTCGGAGCCTTCGCCTGGCTATCGTGCATCCTCTTCATCCTCTGTGGGTGAGTAAAGaaggggagggtgggagggatagaggggaacAGAGGGACCCATAAAGTGGTCTTCATCCTCTATGGGggagtaaagaggaggaggaggagggtgggagggatagaggggaacAGAGGGACCCATAAAGTGGTCTTCATCCTCTGTGGGGGAgtaaagaagagggggaggaattATAGAATGTCTTGATTCTTTTGAGGGAAGTAGACATGTCTAAAATCAACTGaacaccatgtctctctcccacccttctcccacccctctctctctccccctcaatcTCCCACCACCACTCCACTCTCCCCGTCTCCCACCCCtcctatccccccctctctctcccaggttGGTAGTGGGCTGCTGTCTGATCCCGTTCTTCTTCAAACACTTTAAGGATGTGTACCACTCCTGTCCTCGCTGTAACCGCATTATCCACGTGGAAAAGCCACGCTGCTGCTACCGCCATACCACCACCCGCCACTAGGGGAGCTGCTGCTGACCGCCATACCACCACCCACCACTAGGGGAGCTGCTGCTGACCGCCATACCACCACCCACCACTAGGGGAGCTGCTGCTGACCGCCATACCACCACCCACCACTAGGGGAGCTGCTGCTGACcgccataacaacacccaccactAGGGGAGCTGCTGCTGACCGCCATACCACCACCCACCACTAGGGGAGCTGCTGCTACCGCCATACCACCACCCACCACTAGGGGAGCTGCTGCTGACTGCCAATATGCTTTACTACCAGCAGGGGAGCTGTGGCTCTGCTCTCAGTCTGACCACTGGCCACTCTCTCAGTCTgggctggattccattagaaatgcatcagtacagtgaaatgcctttctcaCAGGAAACATGCTCCCTTTCCCTCATGCACCCACAGCTCGGTGGAGGAATTGGAGAGTGGTTATATttatccagccccatccctcagctgtttaccaatgcAGTGGCGGGGTCAGGGTGACCGTTTGGTAGTTCTTTGAATTGCAGATTGCCCTTTAAAATGTGGGTTTCAATACTGCTCTTATCTACACTCTTTCATAACAGCGAGGGAGAGGAAAAGGGGGGATGTTTTCAGAATGGAATCCAGCCGAAGGGAGAGACCCCCTAGCAGCAGCCCCACAGAAACCTACAGGATTACACAGTCATAGGATgaatcccaaaatggcaccctactccctatatagtgcactacgttcgAGAGGGAGCTAgtacaaagtagtgcactacatagggaataggttacaATTTGGTCCGCACATTAGTTTAAATGCTGACCTAATTTACTGTACCAGAGGGTTGTAAATAGTATAAATCTGTAAACTATTTTttgtaaaattaaaataaaaacaagcTAGCAGATGAAGATGTGGTAGAGCTCAACCTGGACCTTGTTCACAGAGGGAGCAGGGATGCACAATAACCTTCCCAGGTTTCCCACAAACCCAGGTTGGTAAATGTATACATTACTATCTATATTCCCTTGAATAAGGCCCTGGGTTGATCAACCGACAGACATGATTCCCTGGTAAATGTATACATTACTATCTATATTCCCTTGACTAATGCCCTGGGTTGACCAACCGACAGACAACGAGCCCAATATTCAGATAATTATCATTATAACTATGATTCCTACAATCGGGCGTCATTTAGGGCCCTCCCCAGGTCTTCCCCCTTTTCACAAAGCTGTTATGTACATAAAGGACTGGGTGTTTTACCTTATTTTAGAATAAACCAAATTTGATTTTATTGATAAAACTCATCAGCCTGTCAACTACAATGACGTGCAACATCATACAGCTAACCTGATGGAGTTCTGTTATATTGTGTAACACCACACAGCTGACCTGATGGAGTTCTGTTATATTGTGTAACACCACACAGCTGACCTGATGGAGTTCTGTTATATTGTGTAACCACACAGCTAACCTGATGGAGTTCTGTTATATTGTGTAACACCACACAGCTGACGAGACATGGAGTACTGTTATATTGGTGTAACACCACACAGCTGACCTGATGGAGTTCTGTTATATTAATGTGTAACACCACACAGCTGACGAGACATGGAGTACTGTTATATTAATGTGTAACACCACACAGCTGACCTGATGGAGTACTGTTATATTGATGTGTAACACCACACAGCTGACGAGACATGGAGTACTGTTATATTAATGTGTAACACCACACAGCTGACGAGACATGGAGTACTGTTATATTAATGTGTAACACCACACAGCTGACGAGACATGGAGTACTGTTATATTGATGTGTAACACCACACAGCTGACGAGACATGGAGTACTGTTATATTGATGTGTAACACCACACAGCTGACGAGACATGGAGTACTGTTATATTGTGTAACACCACACAGCTGACGAGACATGGAGTACTGTTATATTAATGTGTAACACCACACAGCTGACGAGACATGGAGTGTTATATTGCTTATATAGATTATATGCCTCTAATAAAATATGTTATCATTTTTTTTGTGTGGTTTTTAACTGACCCCCTTGGTTAAAATAAACAAGTTGTTTGAGCTAAAGACAAAAGGTttatcacatacagtgcattcagatagtattcagaccccttgacttttcccacattttgttacgttacagccttactaaCATTTATTCAATCGTCCCCCCatatcgatctacacacaataccccattatacaacaaaaaaaatacagaaaaatcacatttccataagtcagacccttaactcagtactttgttgaagcacctttggcagcgattacagccttgagtcttcttgggtatgacgctacaatcttggcacacctgtatttggggagtttctctaattcttctctgcagttctgcttaagctctgtcaggtttgatggggagagtcgctgcacagcgaatttcaggtctctccagagatgttcgatcgggttcaagtccaggctctggctgggccactgaaggacattgagacttgtcccgaagccactcctgcgttgtcttcgcTGTGTTCTTAagttcgttgtcctgttagaaggtgaaccttcgccctcagtttgaggtcctgagtgctctggagcaggttttccttaaggatctctgtgtacttttctctgttcatctttccctcgatcctgactagtctcccagtctttgccgctgaaaaacatccccacagcatgatgcttcaccatagggatggtgccaggattcctccagacgtgacacttggcatttaggccagagttcaatcttggtttcatcagaccagagaatcttgtttgtcatgttcggagtcctttaggtgccttttggcaaactccaagtgggctgtcatgtgattTTTACAGAGTGtcggcttccgtctagccactctaccataaaggcctgattggtggagtgctgcagagatggttgtccctctggaaggttctcccatctccacagaggaactctggagctctgtcagagtgaccatcgagttcttggtcacccccaatttctcagtttggccatgtGACCAGCTCTAgctctactgtgttcttgggaaccttcaatgctgcaacaattttttggtacctttccccagatctgtgcctcgacacaattctgtctcggagctgtacggacaattccttcaacctcatggcttggtttttgctatgacatgcacagtcaactgtgggacattatatagacaggtgtgcacctttccaaatcatgtccaatcaatttaatttagacTCCAAGTAGTCTAAATTCCAGGTAGACTCCAATCTAGttatagaaacatcaaggattatcaatggaagcACGATGCTGCTGAGCTCAATGTCGAGAGAagacatttctgtttttaatacatttgcaaacatttctaaaaacctttttcactttgtcattatggggtagtgtgctTATGAAAAAccaatatttaatccattttagaataatgctgtaacttaacaaaatgtggaacaagtcaaggggtcctACACACCACAACTCACCTGTACCTACACACCACAACCCACCTGTACCTACACACCACAACTCACCTGTACCTACACACCACAACCCACCTGTACCTACACACCACAACCCACTGTACCTACACACCACAACTCACCTGTACCTACACACCACAACTCACCTGTACCTACACACCACAACTCACCTGTACCTACACACCACAACTCACCTGTACCTACACACCACAACTCACTGTACCTACACACCACAACTCACCTGTACCTACACACCACAACCCACTGTACCTACACACCACAACCCACCTGTACCTACACACCACAACCCACTGTACCTACACACCACAACTCACCTGTACCTACACACCACAACTCACCTGTACCTACACACCACAACTCACCTGTACCTACACACCACAACTCACCTGTACCTACACACCACAACTCACCTGTACCTACACACCACAACCCACTGTACCTACACACCACAACCCACTGTACCTACACACCACAACCCACTGTACCTACACACCACAACTCACCTGTACCTACACACCACAACTCACCTGTACCTACACACCACAACTCACCTGTACCTACACACCACAACTCACTGTACCTACACACCACAACTCACCTGTACCTACACACCACAACTCACCTGTACCTACACACAACTCACCTGTACCTACACACCACAACTCACCTGTACCTACACACCACAACTCACCTGCACACCACAACCCACTGTACCTACACACCACAACTCCACTATATTTTCTTTAAACATAAAATGGTATATTTCTGGAAGCAGGCCTTACAAGACAACTTGCTAGTCGTGGTGCTGTCCTTCTCAGCATTGTTTAAACACATAcacaatgtacaaaacattaggaacaccttcctaatattgagttgtgcaCCCCCCTTttcccacagaacagcctcaattcgtcgggtatGGACCGTACAgtgtggaaagcgttccacagggatgctggcccatgttgactccaatacttcccacagttgggtcaagttggctggatgtcctttgggtggtgtagCATTTTTGATACACAGGaatctgttgagtgtgaaaaactcagcagcgttgcagttcttgacacaaactggtgcgcctggcacctactaccctacCCCGTTCAAACGCACttaaaatcttttgtcttgcccattcaccctcagaatgacacacatacacaatccatgtctcaattgtctgtaGGCttaaaaaaatccttctttaaccaggTCTCCTCCCCCTtcagctacactgattgaagttttttttatttatttttttattttatttttaattttaaacacgtgacatcaataagggatcaaagcatttcacctggtcagtcaacaTCAGGGAAAGAggttaatgttttgtccactctgtCTCTACACTCGCTCCGTATTAAACAGGATGTAACTTGGCTCAGACGGGACGAGCAGTGAGCGGACATGTTTTTATAGAAAATTTTATTCAACATACATTTTCCAGCAAAAAAAAGGCAATATACAGGAGTAGTTGTGGTACACTGCCGCTACAGGGACGAGCTTCAACTGGAAAAAGACCAAATCAAGGAGGAACATGGGTGTTGATCAGGGCCCGTTATCCACCGAGAGTCTCAGGATAGTAGTGCTGCTCTAGCAGCAGTTTGGCCTTCTAGATCGTAAAGGAATAAGCTTctacggacagatcctagatcagcactccctaCTCAGAGACTCTTTGTGGATAACGGGCCCTGATCTCATCTAGGATGACAAAACTCCAGTAACTTTCCCAGAATTCCCTGCGTTTCCCCAGAAACTCCTGTTGGAAGATTCCTCTGAATCAGGAGGAGTATACGCAGCTAGTCTGGAATCCTCCAACTGGGATCTGTGGAAAACCTGGGAGTTTTTGGGGGGGGAAAGTTAGCATCGTTTCTGAGCCCTAATCCCACCGGTCGGTACCGCAGCTCGTTATCTTAACCCTTAACATCACTATCAGAACCAACGGGTGCCGTTAGTTAAAACAAACAGGAGAAAACAGAACCAAAAACAACAAGAATCTAAAGAAATCAAGGAACcctaaacaaacaaacacactacataaggaatatgAACACCTGAATCATTTCAATTTGTAGCCAACCAACAACGTTCTGTGTTTCTCAttttacatgttttttttgttttttaatatatacacacaatttCAAATCTCTTCACAAAGCCAACTATAATGGGTTTTTAGGGGAGGGGCATTCCATCTGTGCTTAAGAAAAACGGTCAGTGTGTTGGTTGTTCTAGTAATAATTATAGTAACACTGGTTCTGTGTATATATGGTGAAACCAGAGGGCTCACTAATGGCCGAGGCTTCCTACTAAAGCAGCGCTGCTCAGTCAAACTCCCCCAACACAAACACCAGAGATACACGCCATCACAAaccctcagggagagagagagggaacggaaCAGGGGAAGAGGAGATACAAAccctcagggagagagaggggggaacagaACAGGGGAAGAGGAGATACACGCCATCACAAaccctcagggagagagagagggaacggaaCAGGGAGGGTGAAGGAGATACACCCCATCACAAACCctcagggagagagggaacggaACAGGGGAAGAGGAGATACAAaccctcagggagagagagagggaacggaaCAGGAGAAGGAGATACACGCCATCACAAAccctcagggagagagggagggaacggaACAGGAGAAGGAGATACACGCCATCACAAAccctcagggagagagggagggaacggaacaggggaagagaaggagataCACCCCATCACAAAccctcagggagagagagggaacagaacagggcaggtgAAGGAGATACACCCCATCACAAAccctcagggagagagagggaacggaaCAGGGCAGGTGAAGGAGATACACCCCATCACAAAccctcagggagagagagggaacggaaCAGGGCAGGTGAAGGAGATACACCCCATCACAAAccctcagggagagagagggaacagaacaGGGGAAGAGGAGATACACCCCATCACAAAccctcagggagagagggagggaacggaACAGGGGAAGAGATGCACGCCATCACAAAccctcagggagagagagggagggagggaacagaacagggcaggagaagaggagaggaagggcaaCATTAAAATCATACGTACGACCAAAGTTGCCATTTACCAGTCCTGAGAAACGGCGTTGATATGAAGTGGCAACGTGCAAGATGAAAGTACAGACCACTTGTTctctttttacatttattttaaacaGATGCtgtggatttttattttattatacaaGAAGATATTGCAGAAAAAAGACAAAAACTGAATTTGTTTTTAAAGATGGAAACACTTTGACTAGTTGACTAAAGGGGAGGGGGGATATGAAGAGGATCACATCAGGAATACTAGTCTCAAGCTTCAACCCTTCTGGTTCTCTTCTTTAAAAGACCAAATCATCCTTCTTGGTTTCTGCTAATGATgatgtctctcttttctctgcctCGTCACCCCCCACTATATGCAGCAGCGCTCTTTACGTTTTGAAACAACTCttattattaaaaacaaaaacaaaccagGAAAAAGTAAAGTTCATCATCCTGTCCTTTCTCCAatttcatttctttcatccaGACAAAAATAGGCAGTCGGAGTTAGAGAAGCCAAAAACTTAACAGCCTCAAAAACAGTAgaagggtggtggtgggggggggaagaggggggTTTGGGAGGAAGGGGGGGTatagtatcatcatcatcatcagcagcctgctaatggatggatggatggatccgtgtgacagagacaggaggagacatcACGGTGTCTGTCTGTGGAAGGTGTTAGAGGTGGGGCACAGACACTTGGTTGGTTACAGTCTGTGGTTATGGTGGGttaaggaggaggaaggagagaggagaggaagagagagggagaggagagaggagagagaggagaggagagaggaagaagaggagagaggaagaggagagaggaggaagagagaggagggttgctCAGTTGTGGATCTTGATAGCTTTCTCCAGGTAGGTATAGCGACCTCTCTTCGGGGCTTTGTTGAAGTGGTCCAGGCCTAACCAGGGTCGAGGGTGGGACATGTTACCTAGAGGAGAGAGGTGTTACAAAACCACAGCACATAGTTAacattctgagagagagagagaaagagcatggtggtggtagtagtagttggtagtagtaacagtggtagtaGTTAGTAGCAGTGATTGTAGTAGTAGTCGTTAGTAGTGGCAgtggtagttagtagtagtagtagtgtcacaataccacagcaacaacaacataATAAAGCGTATTAGCTAAAAGTCCCAGAATAACCCTGGGGCTGATATTTGGTTCTTTCTACCAGTTGTCAACACAACACAGAATATCTTCTCCTCTACATTCCATTTCTTGCCAAAATAGAACACCATGTTCCTGTCTATGGCAATAATATTGGGTCAAATCACATTAATTAGACCATTAATTAGACCTATTAGACCTGGCTAGCTACTGCCCCCCCctagagaagacaagtagcctggctagctactgcccccctagagaagacaggtagcctagctagctacagcccccccccccccctagagaagacaagtagcctggctagctactgccccccccctagagaagacaggtagcctggctagctactgtcccccccctagagaagacaactagcctggctagctactgccccccctagagaagacaggtagcctggctagctactgcccccccctagagaagacaggtagcctggctagctactgccccctagagaagataagtagcctggctagctactgccccctagagaagacaggtagcctggctagctactgccccctagagaagacaggtagcctggctagctactgccccctagagaagacaggtagcctggctagctactgccccctagagaagataggtagcctggctagctactgCCCCCGCTAGAGAAGACAGgtagcctggctagctactgCCCCCGCTAGAGAAGACAGgtagcctggctagctactgccccctagagaagacaggtagcctggctagctactgCCACCGCTAGAGAAGACAGgtagcctggctagctactgCCCCCGCTAGAGAAGATAGgtagcctggctagctactgccccctagagaagacaggtagcctggctagctactgccgcccctagagaagacaggtagcctggctagctactgccccccctagagaagacaggtagcctggctagctactgccccccctagagaagacaggtagcctggctagctactgccccccctagagaagacaggtagcctggctagctactgcccccccctagagaagacaggtagcctggctagctactgccccctagagaagacaggtagcctggctagctactgccccccccccctagagaagacaggtagcctggctagctactgcccccccccctagagaagacaggtagcctggctagctactgCCCCCGCCCCCCCCTAGAGAAGACAGgtagcctggctagctactgcccccccccccctagagaagacaggtagcctggctagctactgccccccccccccccctagagaagacaggtagcctggctagctactgCCCCCGCTAGAGAAGACAGgtagcctggctagctactgcccccccccccccccccctagagaagacaggtagcctggctagctactgccccccctagagaagacaggtagcctggctagctactgccccccctagagaagacaggtagcctggctagctactgcccccccctagagaagacaggtagcctggctagctactgccccctagagaagacaggtagcctggctagctactgccccccctagagaagacaggtagcctggctagctactgccccccccccctagagaagacaggtagcctggctagctactgccccccccccctagagaagacaggtagcctggctagctactgCCCCCGCTAGAGAAGACAGgtagcctggctagctactgcccccccccccccccctaga
The sequence above is a segment of the Salvelinus alpinus chromosome 1, SLU_Salpinus.1, whole genome shotgun sequence genome. Coding sequences within it:
- the litafd gene encoding lITAF domain-containing protein — its product is MSVNGKEPPPYNIPVEGQGDTGVKVYHVHTPFNPPSSTIPSNNYSVSQSQGKPVYTSGGGGIGGGGEAPPQRFVSYDEELGRSEGMTTCTSCQQQVMTNVTYKVGAFAWLSCILFILCGLVVGCCLIPFFFKHFKDVYHSCPRCNRIIHVEKPRCCYRHTTTRH